The DNA segment GACGGTCGGGGCGTTCGCGTACGAGTCGTTCGCGAGCGGTGCGGAGCCGCTGCGCGGGCCGACGTACGAGATCATGGCGAAGGCGGCGAGCGACGCGGGCGTGTGGCTGCACGCGGGGTCCGTTCCGGAACGGGGCCCGGCCGGCGACGGCGAGGGTGGGCCCGGGCCTGGGCCTGGTTCCGGTTCCGGTTCCGGGGAGGGTTCCCCGGGATCCGGTGAAGGCACCCTCTACAACACCTCCCTCGTCTTCTCCCCCGACGGCGAACTCGCCGCGTCCTACCGGAAGATCCACCGGTTCGGCTTCGACAAGGGCGAGGCGGTGCTCATGGGCGCCGGTTCCGAGCTGGTCACGGTCCGCCTGCCGGAGGCCACCGTGGGCATGGCCACCTGCTACGACCTGCGGTTCCCGGAGATGTTCCGGAGCCTGGTCGACGAGGGCGCCGAGGTGCTGGTGGTCCCCGCGGGCTGGCCGGAACGGCGCCGCGCGCACTGGACCGTGCTCGCCCAGGCGCGTGCGGTGGAGAACCAGTCGTACGTCCTGGCCTGCGGCACCGCCGGCACCCACGCGGGCGTCCCGCAGGCCGGGCACAGCATCGCCGTGGACCCCTGGGGCGAGGTGCTGGGGGAGGCGGGCGCCGGGGAGGAGATCCTGACGGTCGACCTGGACCCGGCCAGGGTCGGGAGCGCCCGGGAGCGGTTCCCGGTCCTCAAGGACCGGGTGTTCGACGTGGGGTTGCCGCGTCGCTGAGGCTTGGCCTTCGATGCCGGGCCGTCAGACGGCCGCCGTCCCGAGGCAGGGCCGCCCTGAACCCGCCGCGCGCGCCCGGCGCAGGTGCGTCGGCCACCCGAACGGGACCCCGTTCGGGTGGC comes from the Streptomyces sp. TS71-3 genome and includes:
- a CDS encoding carbon-nitrogen family hydrolase, with product MRASLIQIAVSDDEPVATRRRRAASLVADAARDSGADLVVLPELWTVGAFAYESFASGAEPLRGPTYEIMAKAASDAGVWLHAGSVPERGPAGDGEGGPGPGPGSGSGSGEGSPGSGEGTLYNTSLVFSPDGELAASYRKIHRFGFDKGEAVLMGAGSELVTVRLPEATVGMATCYDLRFPEMFRSLVDEGAEVLVVPAGWPERRRAHWTVLAQARAVENQSYVLACGTAGTHAGVPQAGHSIAVDPWGEVLGEAGAGEEILTVDLDPARVGSARERFPVLKDRVFDVGLPRR